A window from Opitutia bacterium ISCC 52 encodes these proteins:
- a CDS encoding undecaprenyl-diphosphate phosphatase — protein sequence MSISVLISEVHGQAPDQEEPPSAEAIELSLFETVVLGVVEGLTEYLPVSSTGHLILAAQFMGLSEETVLIDQQGSIVFLEEPSPENPNGTPLTLKAGIDAYVIIIQFGAIAAVVLLYWQRLMGILQGMMGKNPDGLRLLRNLIFAFLPAAVIGLLFESLIDQYLFGPGPVIAALFIGGIGILIVDRWHDKNIDDEKSPELHELSITHCLFIGFLQCVAMWPGTSRSMMTIIGGYLVRLSPTLAAEFSFLLGLVTLTAASVYKGYKEGPPIIEAFGLGMPLLGCLIAAISAAIAVKWMVNFLGKHGLALFGYYRIIIALILVFVFYF from the coding sequence ATGTCCATTTCCGTCCTCATTTCAGAGGTCCATGGGCAAGCTCCCGATCAGGAGGAACCACCTTCGGCCGAAGCGATCGAGCTTTCGTTATTTGAAACCGTCGTCCTGGGCGTGGTGGAAGGCCTGACCGAGTATCTACCGGTTTCTTCTACTGGGCACTTGATCCTTGCAGCCCAATTTATGGGATTATCCGAGGAGACGGTTCTAATCGATCAACAGGGCTCCATCGTATTCCTGGAAGAACCGTCACCAGAAAACCCGAACGGCACGCCCCTGACTCTCAAAGCAGGGATAGATGCCTATGTGATCATCATCCAGTTTGGAGCTATTGCCGCTGTTGTTCTGCTCTACTGGCAGCGCTTGATGGGAATTCTACAAGGCATGATGGGCAAAAACCCCGATGGATTACGCTTACTTAGAAACCTTATTTTTGCCTTCCTGCCCGCCGCGGTTATCGGCCTGCTTTTTGAAAGCTTGATCGATCAGTACCTTTTTGGTCCAGGACCTGTCATTGCAGCGCTGTTCATCGGCGGAATCGGCATTCTAATCGTCGATCGGTGGCACGACAAAAATATCGATGATGAGAAATCCCCGGAACTCCACGAGCTATCGATAACCCATTGCCTGTTTATTGGATTTCTACAATGCGTCGCCATGTGGCCAGGAACCAGTCGTTCCATGATGACAATTATCGGCGGATATCTGGTTCGCCTCTCACCCACCCTAGCCGCAGAATTCAGCTTTTTGTTGGGATTAGTGACCCTCACAGCCGCTTCAGTCTATAAGGGTTACAAAGAAGGACCCCCTATTATCGAAGCTTTCGGTTTGGGCATGCCACTACTGGGCTGCCTGATCGCAGCAATCTCCGCCGCCATAGCCGTAAAATGGATGGTTAACTTCCTGGGAAAGCATGGCTTAGCTCTTTTTGGCTACTATAGAATCATCATCGCTTTGATTCTCGTTTTCGTTTTCTACTTTTAA